From the Halobacterium zhouii genome, the window TATCACGTCGAAGATGTCACCGAACGGCCCGTGGCCCGCTCCGGGGACGACCACAACCCCAGTGTCGGCGTCTGCTCGCTGGGTGTTCAGCCGGCCCTCGTACGTCTCGCCACCGACTTCGAAGTCTACGAGTTCGAGACTCACTCCCTAACACGGTGAGCAATTTGACATAAGTGCTGGGGTGGCTCTGGGTCCGGGGCGGTCACCGAGCGGCGTCACGAGAGCGTTGCGCCGCAGTCCGGGCACTCGTCGTCTACGACCGTTACTTGTGCGTCGCACTCGGGACAGAACTCGAGCCAGCACGCGCGGTCGCCCATGGACGAGCGTTGGGCGGCCAGGGCCATCAATCCTCGCCGTGGAGCGTCTCGTGGAAGCCGACGACGAGCGCGGGCACGACGAGCATGAAGAGGTGTTCCTCGACGGGAATACCGAGGAACTCGACGCCCGTCCGGAGGTGGATTTCGAACACGCCGATGGTCAGCGTGTACCAGTCCCAGACGTACGCCAGCGGGTAGAGCGCCGCGACGGTGACCGCGGCGCGGCGGAGCGCGTCCGCGCGGTAGAGGAGGGCGAACGCGAGCGCGCCGAACACCACCTCAGAGACGAGGTAGGTGAAATCGCCGAAGACGGCGCCGATGTCGGGGAGCACGCCGACGACTTCGGGGTCGAGCCACAAAACTGTGCGAGTTCGTGTACACCCCAGGTGTGAATCTGCAACAAAGTTGAAGGCGTTTCCTTGCGACGTTTCGAGTGAGTGCCCATGGATATAGCCGACATTGCGACGAACGACTACCTGGAGGTCGAAGCCGAGAAACGATTGGGCAAGGTTCGCTCCATCTTCGAGGAGCAGAACCCGAAGGGCATCATCGTCACCGAAGCCGGG encodes:
- a CDS encoding lycopene cyclase domain-containing protein, producing the protein MLPDIGAVFGDFTYLVSEVVFGALAFALLYRADALRRAAVTVAALYPLAYVWDWYTLTIGVFEIHLRTGVEFLGIPVEEHLFMLVVPALVVGFHETLHGED